Proteins encoded in a region of the Pseudomonadota bacterium genome:
- a CDS encoding HD domain-containing protein, whose translation MALALNSGPEFCRDLVYTSLLHDCGKIGVSEAILNINGPLNEEQFAEVKKHSQLGFEITSKIDYLRPASIIIRQHHERWNGQGYPGGLRGEEIFLGARIVAVADTLDAMTSSRPYRRALDFKAAIIELRALWGSQLDPRLVDVFISLLTTETSGAGIAETAPRRLLLVGVAPEITRMMVEALPAERYHLTGVDASEQALSLLECSDMVICALCPVEMDACLGFLAECRRSRPQVIRIMQIENKDMERITETINQTGLYAYLVSPLRADEILALIENAFEWRAMAENLDFDGLVPVTANAEDQRVTTPENGKKQAGTVNVSKAKRSKPARRT comes from the coding sequence ATGGCCCTGGCGTTGAACTCGGGCCCCGAATTCTGCCGCGACCTGGTCTATACCAGTCTGCTGCATGATTGTGGCAAGATCGGTGTCAGCGAAGCGATTCTCAATATCAATGGTCCCTTGAACGAGGAACAATTTGCGGAGGTCAAAAAACATTCTCAGCTGGGGTTTGAAATTACCAGCAAGATTGATTATCTGCGTCCGGCCAGCATCATCATTCGGCAGCACCATGAGCGCTGGAATGGGCAGGGATATCCGGGCGGTTTACGGGGCGAGGAAATCTTTCTCGGCGCCCGTATCGTGGCGGTGGCCGATACCCTTGATGCCATGACCTCGAGTCGACCCTACCGCCGGGCGCTGGACTTCAAAGCCGCGATCATTGAACTGCGAGCTCTGTGGGGCAGTCAGCTGGACCCGCGCCTGGTTGATGTTTTTATCTCTCTGCTGACCACCGAGACCAGCGGGGCTGGGATCGCAGAAACTGCGCCGCGTCGGTTGTTGCTGGTGGGCGTTGCTCCGGAAATCACCCGCATGATGGTCGAAGCCCTGCCGGCGGAGCGTTATCATCTGACCGGGGTCGATGCGAGCGAGCAAGCCTTGTCTTTGCTGGAGTGTTCCGACATGGTCATCTGTGCCCTGTGCCCGGTTGAGATGGATGCTTGCCTCGGTTTTCTGGCGGAGTGCCGGCGTTCCCGGCCGCAGGTGATTCGCATCATGCAGATTGAGAATAAAGACATGGAGAGAATCACCGAAACCATCAACCAGACCGGTCTCTATGCCTATCTGGTCAGCCCCTTGCGTGCCGATGAAATCCTGGCCCTGATTGAGAATGCTTTTGAATGGCGGGCGATGGCGGAAAATCTTGATTTTGACGGACTGGTTCCGGTAACTGCTAACGCAGAGGATCAACGTGTGACAACGCCTGAAAATGGCAAAAAACAGGCGGGCACGGTAAACGTTTCGAAGGCGAAGCGTTCGAAACCCGCGCGACGTACATAA
- a CDS encoding response regulator, whose translation MELLGEVKRRYPEVVRMVLTGYAEMNVVVKAINQGEVYRFFTKPWDGEELRQALRKIVERLNEDRNRVAAVGAQLLQANLDTVMALAEAIELKDHYTKGHCSRVREGLQLANGPGVELGPRILPRPGLYQSAA comes from the coding sequence TTGGAACTTCTCGGTGAGGTCAAGCGCCGTTATCCGGAGGTCGTGCGCATGGTTCTGACCGGTTACGCCGAAATGAATGTGGTGGTCAAGGCCATCAACCAGGGGGAAGTTTATCGTTTTTTCACCAAACCCTGGGACGGCGAGGAACTGCGCCAGGCCCTGCGGAAGATTGTCGAGCGTCTGAACGAAGACCGGAACCGGGTTGCCGCGGTCGGCGCGCAGTTGCTGCAGGCCAATCTCGATACCGTCATGGCCCTGGCCGAGGCGATTGAACTGAAAGATCACTATACCAAGGGGCATTGCAGCCGGGTCCGGGAGGGATTACAGCTTGCAAATGGCCCTGGCGTTGAACTCGGGCCCCGAATTCTGCCGCGACCTGGTCTATACCAGTCTGCTGCATGA
- a CDS encoding response regulator: MANMEKKPIILLVDDEEMVLKALTRTLLDPDWELLTANSGAQALALMAEHQVAAIISDQRMPGMNGLGTSR; encoded by the coding sequence ATGGCGAATATGGAAAAAAAACCGATAATCCTGCTGGTTGATGATGAGGAAATGGTGCTTAAGGCCCTGACGCGGACTCTTCTGGATCCCGACTGGGAACTTTTGACCGCCAACAGCGGGGCTCAGGCCCTGGCCTTAATGGCGGAACATCAGGTGGCCGCGATTATCAGCGATCAGCGCATGCCCGGCATGAACGGGCTTGGAACTTCTCGGTGA